In methanogenic archaeon ISO4-H5, the following are encoded in one genomic region:
- a CDS encoding methanogeneis marker protein 8 has product MQALGMCRIVVEDGKVTEVGEPRLKYCPLFNKLLGIEEIDSETVRKNLEYRVKSFGFGTEERVVRAGDYVTFGVSEILSTAVKDGRLDGAVIAADGCGSAVLTDPELIQGLCGRISGMVSTDPLDTVLDAVGRDRVVDPDTTPVDQVRGAELAMKLGLKRFAVTVCRPEDSETIRRMCGNRAVIIAVHTSCVSEEGAOKFYANCDFLTSCASRVIREIAYSRPDVVIAGNKIPIIAVTDIGKELVLSKLKELGKEPWDRKEPTVDPKPWL; this is encoded by the coding sequence ATGCAGGCACTCGGTATGTGCCGTATAGTTGTGGAGGACGGGAAAGTCACCGAGGTGGGGGAACCACGCCTGAAATACTGCCCCCTCTTCAACAAATTGCTGGGTATAGAGGAAATAGACAGCGAGACAGTCCGCAAGAACCTGGAATACCGCGTGAAGTCCTTCGGTTTCGGCACCGAGGAACGTGTGGTAAGGGCAGGGGATTACGTTACCTTCGGAGTATCGGAGATCCTCAGCACCGCCGTGAAGGACGGGAGATTGGACGGAGCGGTCATCGCGGCGGACGGCTGCGGCTCCGCCGTACTCACAGACCCAGAACTCATACAGGGCCTCTGCGGAAGGATCTCCGGCATGGTCAGCACCGACCCCTTGGATACTGTGCTCGATGCAGTCGGACGCGACCGCGTGGTCGATCCCGACACCACTCCCGTGGACCAGGTCCGCGGTGCGGAACTGGCTATGAAACTCGGTCTGAAGAGATTCGCGGTCACCGTCTGCAGACCCGAGGATTCCGAGACTATACGCAGGATGTGCGGCAACCGTGCCGTGATCATAGCTGTTCACACGAGCTGCGTGTCCGAAGAGGGTGCGTAGAAGTTCTATGCGAACTGCGATTTCCTAACCTCCTGTGCTTCCCGGGTCATCAGGGAGATCGCCTACTCGAGACCTGACGTAGTCATTGCGGGCAACAAGATCCCCATCATAGCTGTGACCGACATCGGTAAAGAACTGGTCCTCTCCAAACTCAAAGAACTGGGAAAGGAACCATGGGACAGGAAGGAGCCTACGGTGGATCCCAAACCCTGGCTCTAA
- a CDS encoding PP-loop domain-containing protein, producing the protein MKCDLCGRDAVTFLKYNGSHLCGLHFMEFFQRRVKKEIRKEVSLYKGDTVAVAVSGGKDSMVTLSIMHSLFDGRNGIRLVCISIDEGIAGYRPPSLDIVRKYCSDNGIEYHERSFTELGGLTMDSIAPLSRENSPCTYCGVFRRKLMNDEARKVGAKYLATGHNLDDVAQSVMMNFVRGDVDRLARLGPHTNIRPGLIPRFYPLRMIPEKESLLYALVAGIPFWDGECPYWTEALRNEYRDTVDALEDRSPGTKYSIVSSYDKIKPLLKQNAGPREDKFCSCGEPCNGRRCKACEYEEELTSQLKS; encoded by the coding sequence ATGAAATGCGATCTCTGCGGCAGAGATGCCGTTACCTTCCTCAAATACAACGGTTCGCATCTCTGCGGACTGCACTTCATGGAGTTCTTCCAGAGGAGGGTAAAGAAGGAGATCCGCAAGGAGGTGTCCCTCTACAAGGGCGACACCGTCGCCGTGGCTGTGTCCGGCGGCAAGGACAGCATGGTCACCCTCAGTATCATGCATTCTCTTTTCGACGGACGCAACGGCATACGTTTGGTGTGCATTTCCATCGACGAAGGCATAGCCGGCTACCGTCCCCCGAGTCTTGACATCGTCAGGAAGTACTGTTCGGATAACGGGATCGAATATCACGAGCGTTCCTTCACTGAACTCGGAGGCCTCACCATGGATTCCATCGCGCCGCTGTCCAGGGAGAACAGTCCCTGTACATACTGCGGTGTGTTCCGCAGGAAACTGATGAACGACGAGGCCCGCAAGGTGGGCGCGAAATACCTGGCCACCGGCCACAATCTCGACGATGTGGCACAATCCGTGATGATGAACTTCGTCAGAGGGGATGTGGACCGTCTTGCCCGTCTGGGTCCACATACCAATATCCGGCCCGGACTGATCCCCCGTTTCTACCCTCTCCGTATGATCCCGGAGAAGGAATCGCTGCTTTACGCACTGGTCGCTGGAATCCCGTTCTGGGACGGAGAATGTCCCTATTGGACGGAGGCACTCCGCAACGAGTACCGCGACACCGTCGATGCCCTGGAGGACAGGTCCCCCGGGACAAAGTACAGTATCGTGTCCTCTTACGACAAGATAAAGCCCCTGCTGAAGCAGAATGCGGGTCCCCGCGAAGATAAATTCTGCTCATGCGGAGAGCCCTGCAACGGCAGACGCTGCAAGGCCTGCGAGTATGAAGAAGAGCTTACCTCTCAGCTCAAAAGCTGA
- a CDS encoding cdc6 family replication initiation protein Cdc6, translating into MFDRNSRIIRDGATLSFEYIPEKLVGREAHMGEMERLFSPLAFDGKSCTAFLWGGVGTGKTAIAKRFCLDMGAYFQEKGRRMGTVYSNCRIKNSEYAVMLDAVRHFDPSFPDRGFSLEELVSILARSVESKKEALVIVLDEVDVMLRGPKKNLIYQLSRLPEQLSAGSISLILISQYPLATLIDEASMSTFRRSNMISFARYTPEELLTIVKYRASLALSDDALPDESAEIIAVAASEYGDARYALEILERAAHVAEKEGESEVTPDCIRIASASVYSDVSEVKLNNLDRNKKIVLLSISRAIKTAASVSMTKCEKTYAVVCEEYNIPAKKHTQFYTYVMDMEKLGLLRTEVKREPDGGRVTYISIDNIPPKELANKLEYLLDEESHGEIDLE; encoded by the coding sequence TCTCGCATTCGACGGGAAGTCCTGTACCGCCTTCCTCTGGGGAGGGGTGGGTACCGGAAAGACCGCCATCGCCAAGAGATTCTGTCTCGACATGGGTGCCTACTTCCAGGAGAAGGGGCGCCGCATGGGCACGGTCTATTCCAACTGCAGGATCAAGAACAGCGAATATGCTGTGATGCTTGATGCGGTTAGGCATTTCGACCCCTCATTCCCCGACAGGGGATTCTCCCTCGAAGAACTCGTCAGCATCCTGGCAAGGTCGGTCGAGAGCAAGAAGGAGGCCCTGGTAATCGTCCTCGACGAGGTCGACGTGATGCTCAGGGGCCCCAAGAAGAACCTCATCTACCAGTTATCGCGCCTGCCCGAACAGTTATCCGCAGGCTCCATCTCTCTGATCCTGATATCCCAGTATCCCCTGGCGACCCTGATTGACGAAGCCTCCATGTCCACCTTCAGGCGCTCCAATATGATCTCCTTCGCCCGCTACACTCCAGAGGAGTTGCTGACAATCGTGAAGTACAGGGCGAGTCTGGCACTTTCGGATGATGCCCTTCCGGACGAGTCCGCGGAGATCATCGCCGTGGCCGCCTCCGAGTACGGCGACGCCCGCTATGCCCTCGAAATTCTTGAGAGGGCCGCCCATGTGGCCGAGAAGGAAGGGGAGTCGGAAGTCACCCCCGACTGCATCCGTATCGCTTCCGCATCCGTGTACAGCGATGTCTCCGAGGTCAAGCTCAACAACCTCGACAGGAACAAGAAGATCGTCCTGCTCTCGATCTCCCGCGCCATCAAGACCGCGGCATCAGTCAGCATGACCAAGTGCGAGAAGACCTACGCCGTGGTCTGCGAGGAGTACAACATCCCCGCCAAGAAGCATACCCAGTTCTACACCTATGTCATGGACATGGAGAAGCTGGGTCTTCTCAGGACCGAGGTCAAGAGAGAGCCCGACGGCGGCAGGGTCACCTACATCTCGATAGACAACATCCCTCCCAAGGAGCTGGCCAACAAGCTGGAGTATCTCCTTGACGAGGAATCGCACGGGGAGATAGATCTGGAATGA